AACAAACGGTATCGTCATTTATACATTTATCTTCAGACCCAAAGTGAGAGACCATCATCAAGAAGTTTTTACTGCAGCCTCGAGAGCTGACTCAGAAAGTAATGTGCTCCCGTGCCCACTCCGACGCGGCAGAGAGCACGGAGTTTCATTTTGGTCCGAAAGGTCCCCCGAGGAACCGGCCCGTGAGGTGTAGGATTGCGGCATGGCAGGCAGGCTGTGTTCCGGCCCTGGCTTTGGCCACCTGTGGAGCGGGGCCAGGAAAGCCGGCTGGCCGATGATTCAGCACCTCCTTTCGCCCTCCTTGGAGGGGAACAAGGGGAGCCGCCAGGCATCCCGAAGGCAGGGGCAGCGTGCCGGGTGCCTCCCCGCTCTCCTCGCCGCGGGCCCCGTAGCCCCTGCGGAGCTGGGGGGCTGAAGCGGCGCTGCAGGCTTCCCTgcggagggggaggagggggaggaggtcTGGGCAGAGCCGGCTGCGTGATGCTGAGGCAGGCAGGCTGCGCTCCAGGCTGGAGGTGCGGCGGGGGAAGGGACCCGCAGCGGAGGAGGGCACTGCAGCCTGGCCGGGAGCCAGGGACCACGGGCACGCTGCGGCCgcggagccggggctgtgccgtgtgcctgcctgcctgccgAGGGCGGCTGCTGCGGGCGGGCTGGGCCTGCCGGGGGAGGAGaaaagggcagggagggatgctcTCCAGCACCAGTTCAGCCAgccgggctggggcaggagctgtttGGAAGGGCCCATTCCGGTCCGTGCGAACTGGCGGCCTCTGCGGCAGCAGGGTGAGAAAGGGGGCGATGTCCCCCCATGCCGAGGAGCCGCTGAATGCGTTCCCTGTGGAGGTAGCTCGCCgtccctctgtcctgctgtgcaGCGTTTTGATTGTTCGGTTTAACTTTGTGGTAACCCTTGTAAGGAAGATGCAAGATCTCCGCGTTCGTTTCTTTTCAACACAGCACCAGGAAGGTGTGAGCAAAGCCGGAACAAGGTTTAAGGGAGAGCAGATACGTGTAGCTTACTGGAGACTGAACACAGGCAGTTTGCCAGGAAGACCAGTGCAGGAAAGATGTGGACAGGACTGTGGATTAAACACGGGCTCAGAGAAGTGTCAGCAGGGAAAATTCTCTTACTGGAAATAGGAAGGTTGAAAAATTAGACATGGATACAGaaggaaagtaattttaaaaaatttctgcTGAGCACTCAGGTGCTGTACTATCTCATCTGTGTAGTGAATAAAATATTCCCAGCTGATTCTCAAATTGCACCCCATTTTGAAGGGTGATACTGTAGCTTCACACCTGAGGAGCAACTTGGGTGTGCAAAAGGATGTCTGGTTTTCCCAGATGTATCAGTTAATCAAATAAAAGGTACATCCTTTCTCTACAAACCATGCTGACTTGTAGCTACAGACCACCACACCTGTCACGGCAATGCTGCTGTTTTGTTACACTTTCTACAGAGGTTGTGTTATTGCTGCTGTTTGAAATAGGTTTTGAGATACTCAAAGAGGCTGCACTGATGCAGGATATTACCAGCAGAAGAGAACATGTGCTTTGTAATAAGAGAAGCCATGTATGTAAATATGCAGTGCAAGCTGTTCGTTCTGTCTGAGATTGCTGATCACATCATTAACCTAAGGACCAGACACTTCAGTGGTAATGTAGGCTAGATTATAGGATGATTTATCTTTTTACATTCTTTCAGAGAGTGGCTATGCTTTAAGGTAAATGCTCCAAGCACTTGACTGTAGTAGCATTGTGATTACTTCAGTTAGCTACTACTGCCTCACAGGAAGGTTTGTGATCAGACATCCATCAATTAGTCCTTGACATGACAGTCTGTAAAAACACTAAGGGATTCATTGAGATTCTGATATATCTTTTTCATGCAAATGTTACGAATGTTCCCGTGGAAGGGGGGTGAGATGAGAGTGGAGTTGGAGGCAGAGAGAGAATATGGATAGAGTCAGATGCCTCTCTTGACACTACCAAAAATATCTAACTACAAAGGAATTTACCTTTCATGTGCCTAAACAAGACGTCAACAAAAATTAGTTCAGAGCAATTTGTAGCACTTGATTCTTTGTTTCCTCATGCATCCTGTAGCCCTatataaaaaggagaaaggggGATTCTCACCAGCAAAActtcaatttaaatattttcattaagtTGAAGGAACTGGAAATTGTGTTATAAGCCCCTTGCCTTTCATATACATCTTTATTGTTACACAGGTgtactttttttctgtgagagaCAAAAGAGACTGGGAATAGATCTGATTCTAGTCTTATTTTCATTACGTTAATCAGACTGTTGATTGACTCCTGTATTATACTGCACTGGTGGAAATAGTAGAGCTTTACTTATTAGTAAAGGTGAGAAATGACAGCCAAATTTAAAACAAAGTGTGAGcctttaattaataataataataaataataaaactgtttgggttttttctttgtttgttttgggtttttttctttgtttgttttttggtttttttagtctAAGGTGAGTGAGGAAATATTCTAAAAGTAACAAATATTTCTAACAGAAATATTCTAATGTAAACTCTTGAAAATTGTATTCAGGAACTGACTTTATTGTGAAGcctgggggttttggggtttggaaaATGGTTTGGAGAGGAGGTTGGAAAatggaatttgaaaaaaaaaagctaaccTCTTTGCAATAACTTGAATGAAAATTTATCAGAGGTGGGAatggattggggtttttttttttccctctgcttgaTCTAAGATGCTTTTCAGCCCTGTTCCTAGGAAATAAAAGTTATTCAGGagcttggaaagaaaagctATCTCTAGGTGTCAGGGAGGGAGAAACTGCTTCTGGAAAGCGGTCTTCCCCCTGGGAGAGATCGAATATCAGACTAAGCGAGCCCAGTCCAACCCAGAGAGCTCCCACCGGCACCCGGTCCTTGCCGGAGGACTTTGCCACCGAtggccgccgccgcctctgGCCACGCTCTGCCTGGAGAGAGGGAGTGGGTGGGTGCGCAACTCCTGTCCGCTCCCTCCCTTTGATTTGATGGCCTTTATTCCTCCTAATTGGATAAAATAGGAAGTCACTGACAGTCCTGCGTTGCTGGGTGTACTGATTTcactcagagcagccctgcagagtgcggggggtggggaaggggaggaaggagcgAGTCTGTACATCAGGGAAACAGGCTGCGAGGGGGCTGGGGaagcggggcgggggggggaaCGGAGGAAAGTGAATGAGCGCTCAAGGAGGACAAAGAGGGAGGGGAGATAAAGGGAGTTACCACCGTCTTGGCATCGCTCTTGCTTTCAAACCTCTCTGTAATGATATTGTTTGCAGTGATGCTCAGACAGCGAGCACCTGCTGCTCTGTAATGATTCAGCCTCTTTCAGCCGCCGCTGTAACACGACAGGATGCTGCTGCTACTGTCACTTCTGCCGTTGCCGCTGTTGTTAGAGATTTTGCTTTTGCTCCTTCTACCGCATGACAATTATTTTCCTCGTCTAAGCAGATATCAGCCTCAGATGCTCAAGGTGAGAGTCTTGCCTTTCGCTCTGGGCTACTGGTTTACTTAATCCGGTCAGTTTGTTCAGTGTTCGTGGTTTTCTTTATCTCATCACCCTCCTTtcccctgttttgttttgctgtgcttgCTTTTGGGGGAATGTTTCTTCCCCCTGCAGAAGAGCTGGAATTGCTTGAGAGGCGTTTAAGGAATTATAAAAGTGGCTAGCAAACAGGAGCTCAGTAATTGCAAAGCTATTCTCACTTCAGAGAAGCAGAGACAGTGACAGAGGGCTTGGGGGCACAGGGACTGGGGGGATCTAATTTTTCCTGTGCATTACTCCTCTCTCAGTTTGGATGATGTTGCTGAGCTTCGACCTTTTATTGACTCCCACTCTGTGATTTTTGCAGAGCGCTGTGACTATTACTACCATCTCTTTTTGTCTGTGTCTCACAGTAATGGACTGTGATAGAGTTAAGGCCTTTTGGAGGTGAGCTGTTTGAGTGCTGATGCTTAAACATGTCTGAAGTAGCTGCCGACActttccccagcccctcagctcaGCTGAGCCCTGATGTGTCCCTCAACGGGCTCCCGGATGAGGAGAACATGCCGGGGACCCAAAGAGAGGACAGGAGGGTCCAGGGGATAGCAGGCCTTGCCACAACCTGCTGTGCGTGCCTGGAGGCAGAGCGACTGAAGGGCTGCCTCAACTCTGAAAAGATCTGCATCGCCCCTATCTTGGCTTGCCTGCTTAGCCTTTGCCTCTGCATTGCTGGCCTCAAGTGGGTCTTTGTGGACAAGATTTTTGAGTATGACTCTCCTACCCACCTTGACCCTGGGAGAATAGGACAAGACCCAAAGAGTGCTGTGGATCCTACAGCTCTGTCTGCCTGGGTGCCTTCGGAGGTGTATGCCTCACCCTTCCTCGTACCTAGCCCCAAGAGCAAGGCTGAAGTGACAGTGCACAGTGACAGCTCACTTGTACCCTCCAAACCATTCCTCCAGCCTTCGCTGTATAACCGCATCCTAGATGTTGGATTGTTGTCCTCTGCTGCACCTTCACTGTCACCACCCGCCCTGGAGCCTACCACAGCATCTCAGGCACAAGCAACAGAAACCAATCTCCAAACTGC
This genomic window from Prinia subflava isolate CZ2003 ecotype Zambia chromosome Z, Cam_Psub_1.2, whole genome shotgun sequence contains:
- the LOC134563504 gene encoding uncharacterized LOC128092250 homolog, with product MLLLLSLLPLPLLLEILLLLLLPHDNYFPRLSRYQPQMLKVRVLPFALGYWFT